TGACCGCCCCGGGGTCACCTGCGCGGCCGTGCCGCCGGGGTCAGCGGCGGCGTACCGCCACGGTGACCCGGCCGCCGTCGCCGACCTCGCCGACGAATCCGTCCACCTGGTCGGCGAACTCGACCGAGTCCGCCAGCACCTCCCGGGCCACGAACTCCCGGTACGCGCCGACCGCCCGGGCCACCTCCGCCGGACCGGCCAGCTGTACGTCGATCCGGTCCGACACGTCGAACCCGGCGTCCCGGCGGGCCTGCTGCACCACCCGTACGACGTCCCGGGCCAGCCCTTCGGCGGCCAGTTCCGGGGTGACCGTGGTGTCCAGCACCACCACGCCCTCCCCACCGGGCAGCGGGGCGGAGTGCTCGACGTCGGCGGGAACCAGCTTCAGCTCGTACTCGCCGGGTTGCAGCCGGACCCCGGCCGCCTCCGGTACGCCCTCGACCAGCGTCCAGTCGCCGGCCTTGACCGCCTTGATCACGGTCTGCACCTGCTTGCCGACCCGTGGCCCGAGCGCCCGGGGCACCACCGTGAGCACCTGCTCGCAGTAGCTGGCCAGCTCGTTGCTGAAGGTCACCGCCTTGACGTTGACCTCGTCGGCGATCAACGCGGCGAACGGCTCCAGGGTGCTCGCGGCCGGCGTCGCCACGGTCAGTGACGACAGCGGCAGCCGGACCCGCAGGCCCTTCGCCTTGCGCAGCGACAGCGCCGCCGAGGCGACACTCCGGGTCGCGTCCATCGCGGCCACCAGCTCGTGGTCGGCCGGGAAATCGGCGGCGTCCGGCCAGTCGGCCAGGTGCACCGACCGGTCCCCGGTCAGCCCGCGCCAGACCTCCTCGGCGGTCAGCGGAGCCAGCGGGGCGAGCACCCGGCTCACCGTCTCCAGCACCGTGTAGAGGGTGTCGAAGGCGTCCCGGTCGCCGGACCAGAACCGGTCCCGGGACCGCCGGACGTACCAGTTCGTCAGCGCGTCCAGGAAGGACCGGACCGTGCCGCAGGCACCGGAGATGTCGTACGCGTCGAGCTGCGTCCGCACCGCGTCGACCAGCTCACCGGTCTTGGCCAGCACGTACCGGTCGAGCAGGTCGCCCGCGGCTTCGCCGCTGCCGGCCGGCCCGGCGTCGGTACGCCGTTTCGCCTCATACCCCTCCGCGTTCGCGTAGAGCGAGAAGAAGTACCAGACGTTCCAGTACGGCAGCAGCACCTGGCGTACCGAGTCGCGGATCGTCGTCTCGCTGACCACCACGTCCCCGCCGCGCAGCACCGGCGAGGACATCAGCGTCCAGCGCATCGCGTCCGAGCCGTAGCTGTCGAACATCTCGTAGACGTCCGGGTAGTTGCGCAGGCTCTTGGACATCTTGCGGCCGTCCGAGCCGAGCACGATCCCGTGCACCACGGCGTTGCGGAACGCCGGCCGGTCGAACAGCGCGGTGGCCAGCACGTGCATGGTGTAGAACCAGCCCCGGACCTGGGGCACGTACTCGACGATGAAGTCCCCCGGATAGTGGTCCTCGAACCACTCGCGGTTCTCGAACGGGTAGTGCACCTGGGCGAACGGCATCGAACCGGACTCGAACCAGCAGTCCAGCACCTCGGCGACCCGGCGCATGGTGGAGCGCCCGGTCGGGTCGTCCGGGTTGGGCCGGGTCAGCTCGTCGATCACCGGCCGGTGCAGGTCGGTGACCTTCACCCCGAAGTCGGCCTCCAACTCGGCCAGCGAGCCGTAGACGTCGACCCTCGGGTACGCCGGGTCGTCCGACTTCCAGACCGGGATCGGCGAGCCCCAGAACCGGTTCCGGCTGATCGACCAGTCCCGGGCGTTCGCCAGCCACTTGCCGAACGAGCCGTCCCGGACGTGTCCCGGCGTCCAGTCGATCTCCTGGTTCAGCTCGACCATCCGGTCCTTGACCTTGGTGACCGCCACGAACCAGGAGGAGACCGCCTTGTAGACGAGCGGCGTGTCGCAGCGCCAGCAGTGCGGGTACGAGTGGGTGTACGTGTCCTGCCGAAGCACCACCCCCCGGTCCTTCAGTTCCCGGATCACCGACTTGTTGACGTCAAAGACCTGCTCCCCCTGGTACGGCGGGACCAGCGCGGTGAACCGGGTGTGGTCGTCCACGGTGACGATGGTCGGGATGCCGGCGGCGTTGCAGGCCTTCTGGTCGTCCTCACCGAAGGCCGGCGCCAGGTGCACCACTCCGGTGCCGTCCTCGGTGGTGACAAACTCCGCACCGAGCACCTGGTACGCGTTCGGGCCGGCCTGGTCGACCAGGAAGTCGTAGAGCGGGGTATAGCGACGGCCGACCAGGTCCCGGCCGTGCACCGTACCGACCTGGGTGTACCCGTCCAGCTCCTTGGCGTACGCGCCCACCCGGCCGGCGCCGACGACGTACCGCTGGCCGTCGCGCTCCAGCACGGCGTACTCGATGTCGGGGCCGACGGCGAGCGCGAGGTTGGACGGCAGGGTCCACGGCGTGGTGGTCCAGACCCCGACCCGGACCGGCCCGCGCAGCAGTTCGGGTGCGGACTCGTCCGGGGTCAGCTCGAACCAGACGGTCAGCGTCGGGTCGTGCCGGTCCCGGTAGACGTCGTCCATCCGGGTCTCGGTGTTCGACAGCGGGGTCTCACAGCGCCAGCAGTACGCCAGCACGCTGAAGCCCTCGTAGACCAGGCCCTTGTCGTGCAGCTGGCGGAAGGCCCACATGACGCTTTCCATGTAGTCCAGGTCGAGCGTCTTGTAGTCGTTGCCGAAGTCGACCCAGCGGGCCTGGCGGTTGACGTACCGCTCCCAGTCCCGGGTGTAGGTGAGCACCGAGGTCCGGCAGGCGTCGTTGAATTTGGCCACCCCGAGGTCGAGGATCTCGGCCTTGGTGGTGATCCCGAGCTGCTTCTCCGCCTCCACCTCGGCCGGCAGGCCGTGGCAGTCCCAGCCGAAGCGCCGCTCGACCCGCCGGCCGCGCATCGTCTGGTACCTCGGCACCACGTCCTTGACGTAGCCGGTCAGCAGGTGGCCGTAGTGCGGCAGGCCGTTGGCGAAGGGCGGGCCGTCGTAGAAGACGTACTCGTTCCCGCCGTTCGGTCCCGGGTCGCGGGCCTCGACGCTGGCCTCGAAGGTCTTGTCGGCCACCCAGTGGTCGAGCACGCGGCGCTCGACCTCCGGGAGGTCGGGACTGGCCGGCACGCCCGTGCCGGCAGGGGCGTTTTTCGGGTACGCCATCGCGGGTCGATCTCCTCGTCGCAGCTCACTCCCAGTGGACTGCGAGGACGAGTCCCCTGGTACGCCGGTAAGCCGGCGCGCCGCGAGACCCGCGGTACCACCCCGCTTGGTGGCCGGAATCGACCACCCGCTCGTTGGCCGGCTGTGACGGGCCGGACCCGCCCGGTTCTACTGGGGTGTTTCCACCTGTTCTTCCGGAGGCTCGCCGGTGATGGCCGGGTCATCGCCCTGTGGGCCCCAACGATACTCGACCACCCCGCTGGACCTCACTCGATATCCCCGGGACCGGCCAGCCCCTGCCCTGGCTCCGGCCCCGCCGAGCCTTCGGCACCCCGCCCCGGTCAGTCCAGGTCGGGGAACCAGAGTGCGATCTCGCGTCGGGCGCCGTCGGCGGAGTCCGCCGCGTGCACCAGGTTCTCCCGGCCGGAGGTGGCGAAGTCGCCCCGGATCGTTCCGGGCACCGCCCGCCGTCCGTCGGTGGCCCCGACCATCCCGCGCACCATCCGGACGACGTCGTCCCCGGAGAGCACCAGCGCGACCAGTGGTCCCGAGGTCATGAACGCCCGCAGCCCCGGATAGAAGGGCGCCGCCAGGTGATCGGCGTAGTGCTGGTCGGCGAACCGGTCGTCGATCCGGCGCAGCGCCAGGGCGTCGATGCCCAGGCCCTTGCGCTCGAACCGGCCGAGGATCTCGCTGACCAGACGCCGCCGGACCCCGTCGGGTTTGATCAGTACGAGCGTGCGTTCGGCGGAACCACTGCTGGTCACGGACGTTCCTCGGTACGGGCCGGAGAGGCGAGCAGTGCTCAGCCTACCGGTGGGGGCGGGCCGGCCGACCGGATGCCCGTCGACCGGTCGGCGTCGACGCCGGGCCCATCCGTACCGGACCGATCGGTACCGACGCCCCCGAAGATCGGCGCGGGTCCGAGGGGCGATCGGCACGGTTTCCGCAGGTATTCGGCGCGGGTTCGCCAGGTGATCGGCGCGGGTTCGGCAGGTAATCGGCGCGGGTTCGACGGCGAAGGCCGCGTACCGGCCTCCGGTCGTTCCATTCCCGCCAGATCCGGCCTAGCCTGGCCTTAACCAGGGAGGTCCACTGTGGCAGAAGGTCGTCGCCGTCAGGTCGCACCGGTGCGCAAGCTCGTCGCCGCCGTGCTGGGCACCTTCGCCACCTTCGTCATCCTGTTCGGCCTCGGGATGAAGAGTTGGGCGATCGCGGTTCTCGGGGTGGCCCTGCTCGCGCTGGCCATCGGACTCGTCGCGATCACCGCCGTACGCAGCGGTCCCCGGGCCTGGGTGACCGGCATCGGACACGTGCACAGCGTCACCGAGCCGCCCGCGTCGTCGACCTTCGGGCGCTGTGAACTCCAGATCGTGATCGACGCGCCGGGAGTACCGGCCCGGTCCGTGAAGATCCGCGATCCCCGGGTGCCGGTGTCGAAGTGGCCGGACCCGGGGGCCACCTTGCCGATCATGGTCGCCATCGACGACCAGCGGCACGTACGGATCCTCTGGGACGAGGTGCTGACCCATGCCGAGGCCGCGGCGGCCGGCGATCTTCCGCCGCAGTTCGACGATCTCGACCCGCTCGGCGACGACATCCTGATCGAGCAGGAGACTCCGCCGTGGGCACGCGGTGGGCGGGACGACCCGTACTCGGGCCGGCCGGCGGGTGCACCGGTCAGCAACGAGGACCTGGCCGAGGACCTGGACGCGCTCCGCGACGACCTGGAGACGCTCCGGGACGACCTGGGGCCGTCCCGCGAGGATCCCGTGGTGATGCGGCAGACTCCCGGCGGAACGATCGTGCTGGAGGGAACGCTGGTCGACACACCCTCGACCGCACCGCTGCCGCGCCGGTCCCGTCCGGGGCCCGGACCGGGCGGCCGGACCCGACGACCGAGTCCCACCCCGGCCGGAAGGGCCACCGACGAGCCGTTCGGCGCGACCGTGACCGACGCACCGGCCCCGGACGCCCCGGTCTCCGGCAACCCCGGCTCCGACGCCCCGGACGCGGACCTGCCACCCTCGGACGTACCACCGTCCTCGGACGCACCGCGCGGGTCCCGACCGGGTCACCCGGACGGACCGCCGGTGCCCGGGGCTGGCACCGACGACGCCCCACGGTCGAGCGCCCGGACCGCCGGGGACCCGACCGCCGGGGCGCCGGCCGGCGGAATACCTACCACCGGTACGGCCTCGTCGGATCCGGATCCGGACCAGTGGACGACCGCTCCGGGCTCCGGTCGGACCGCCGACCAGCACCGGGACGAGATCGACATCCCGCTGGACGATCCCGGGACCGGTACCGGCCGGCCAAACCCGGCGGACCCGCTCGACGATGCTCCGGTCTCCCCCGACGACGAGGCGATCCTCGCCGACCTGATCGCCACCCAGCCATCGGCCCGGGTCGGCGGGTCCGGGCCGATCGCCGGGGTCGGGATCACGCTGCTGGTCGCCGATCTCGACCGGTCGATCGCGTTCTACCGGGACCTGCTCGGCTTCTTCGAGATCGACGGCGGCGAGGGGAACGCGATCCTCGCCTCCGGCGCGACCCGGCTCGTACTCCGGGCGATCCGAGAAGTCGCACCGATCAACCGCCGGCTGGTTCACCTCAACCTGGAGGTGAACGACGTCAACGCCGTCTACGAGGAGCTGCTCGCCAAGGGTGTGAAGTTCACCTACGCCCCGCGCGCGGTCAACCGGGGGGCGAAACTCGAACTCTGGGCCGCCGCGTTCCGGGACCCGGACGGGCACGGCATCGCGCTGACCCAGTGGCGAGGCCGCGCCACCGGCTGACCCACCACCGGCCGGATCAGCCGAGGATGGCCTGGCGGACGTGCAGCACGTAGAGCCAGAGGCACCCGAAGAGGATGCCCAGCGCACCGAGTGACCAGTGCAGGAGGCCGGCCAGCATCAACAGAGCCTGAAGCACCGTTCCGGCGTGCCAGGCCCAGGACCTGCGCAGACTTCCGGCCAGTACGACGGCGAGTACGGCGAGCCCGACGACCACGCCGATCGCCGTACCTCCCAGGTCTCCGCCGAGGAGTCGGATCGGTTGGATCGCGAGCAGCAGGACGAGTGTCTCGACGCTGAGCGTCATGGCGCCCAGGCCCCGTACGGCCCGGCTCGGATCGCGTAGCCCGGACGGCCGGCCGCCGCCGTCGGAGCCGACCGGACCGGTCGCGCCGACGGGGCTGCTCGACTCGCCCGGACCGCTCATCGCTTCAGCAGCCGGCGAGCGTCGGCGACGGTGACCACCGAGCCGGTGACCAGCACACCCACCCCGCTCAGCTCACCCGGGACGTCGGACTCGGCCAGCGCCACCGCCGCCTCGATCGCATCGGGCAGATCCGGGGCCGCCTCGACCCGGTCCGGCCCGAAGATCTCGATCGCGAGCTCGGCGAGTTGCGCGACCGGCATCGCCCGGGGCGAGGTGTTCTGGGTGACGACCACGGCATCGGCGACCGGCTCCAGGAGTTCGAGCAGGCCCGCCGCGTCCTTGTCATCCAGCACGCCGACCAGTGCGACCAGCCGGCTGAACGCGAACTCCTCCTGGAGGGCGCTCACGGTCGCCGCCATGCCGTGCGGGTTGTGTGCGCCGTCCAGCAGGATCGTCGGCGCCGATCGGACCCGTTCCAGCCGGCCCGGCGAGTCGGCCACCGCGAAGCCCTCGCGGACCGCCTCGACGTCGAGTTGCCGGGACGCACCGGCGCCGAGGAACGCTTCGACGGCGGCGAGGGCCAGCGCGGCGTTCTGCGCCTGGTGTGCCCCGTGCAGCGGGATGAAGACGTTGTCGTAGACCCCGCCGAGGCCCTGTAGGGACAGCACCTGCCCGCCGACCGCGACGGCCCGACCGAGTACGCCGAACTCGCCGCCCTCCCGGGCGATGGTGGCACCGACCTCGGCGCACCGTTCCAGGATCGGCGCGGTGGCCTCCTCCGGCTGCGTCGCCGAGATCACGGTGGCGCCCTTGTGGATGATGCCCGACTTGGCCAACGCGATGTCCCCGATGGTGTCCCCGAGCCACTCGGTGTGGTCGAGCCCGATCGGGGTGAGCACGCAGATGCCGGCACTCAACACGTTGGTGGAGTCCTCGGCCCCGCCGAGCCCCACCTCGATCACTGCCACGTCGACCGGGGCGTCGGCGAAGGTCGCGAAGGCGAGCGCCGTCGTCATGTCGAAGTACGTCAGTGGCTCGTCGGAACGTTCGTCGATCAGCCGGGCCAGCGGTGCCACCTCGCGGTAGACCGAGCTGAACCGTTCCTGGCTGACCGGCTCGCCGTCCAGGCTGATCCGCTCCCGGACGGTCTCCAGGTGCGGGCTCGTGTACCGGCCGGTGTGCAGTCCGAACGCCCGGAGCAGCGAGTCGATCATCCGGGCGGTCGAGGTCTTGCCGTTGGTGCCGGTCAGGTGGATCGCCGGATAGGCACGCTGTGGACTGCCGAGCAGGTCGAGCAGTTCCTCGATCCGCCCGAGGTCGAAGACCATCCGGGTGAATCCCCGTCCGGCAAGCTCCGCCTCGACCCGGGCGAACTCGGCCTCCCGCTCGGCACGTTCACTCACCGCGTTCCCCACCCGTCTGCCTCACCGCGCACATTCCCCGACCGACTTCCGACTCGCCCACCACGACACCACCGGCCATCATCACCCCAGCGCCGCCAGGGCGCTGCCGATCCGCTCCAGGTCCGCCTCCGCGGCGGCCAGCCGGTCCCTGATCTTGTCGACCACGGGCGCCGGGGCCTTGTCGACGAACGCCGGGTTGCCCAGCTTCGCCCGGGCCTGGGTGATCTCCTTCTCCGCCGCGGCCCGGTCCTTCTCCAGCCGGGCCCGCTCGGCGGCGACGTCGATCGAGCCACGGGTGTCCAGTGCCACGGTCACCGCGCCGGAGACCGCCAGCGTGGCGCTGGCCCGGAAGTCCGGCGCCGCCTCGTCCAGCCGGACCAGCGAGCGGATCAGGGACTCGTGCGCGGCGATGCCGGCCTCGGCCAGCCCCTCGAGGCGGGCGGCCACCCGTTGCGCCGGACGCAGCCCCTGATCGGACCGGAACCGCCGGATCTCGGTGACCACCCGCTGCAACTCGGTGACCTCGCGCTCGGCCCGCTCGTCGTGCAGGGCGGGCACGGTGACCGGCCAGGCGGCGGTCATCACGGATCCACCCTCCGGCCCGGCCCCCGCCGCCTCCGCGCCGGCCAACGCGACCCACAGTTCGTCGGTCACGAACGGCACCACCGGATGCAACAGTCGCAGCAGCTGGTCGAGCACGTGTCCGAGCACCCGTCGGGTGACGTCGGCCGGCTCGCCGCCGGCGGCCAGCACCGGCTTGGCCAGTTCCACGTACCAGTCGCAGACGTCGTCCCAGGCGAAGTGGTACAGCGTGTCGCAGACCTTGGCGAACTCGTACGTCTCGAACTGCTCGTCGACCTCTGCGGTCACCCGTTGCAGCCGGGACAGAATCCACCGGTCAACGGTCGACAGCCGGGACGGTTCGGGAAGGTCCCCCGAGACGTGCGCGCCGTTCATCAGGGCGAACCGGGTGGCGTTCCAGAGCTTGTTGCAGAAGTTTCGCGAGCCCTGGCACCACTCGTCGCTGACCGGTACGTCCTGTCCGGGGTTCGCGCCCCGGGCCAGGGTGAACCGGGTGGCGTCGGCACCGTAGCGCTCGATCCAGTCCAGCGGGTCCACCACGTTGCCGAACGACTTGGACATCTTCTTGCCGTACTGGTCGCGGACCATGCCGTGCAGCGCGATCACGTCGAACGGCTGCTGGCCGTCCATCGCGTACAGGCCGAACATCATCATCCGGGCGACCCAGAAGAACAGAATGTCGTAGCCGGTCACCAGCACGCTGGTCGGATAGAACTTCGCGAGGTCGGCCGTCCGCTCCGGCCAGCCGAGCGTGGAGAACGGCCACAGCGCGCTGGAGAACCAGGTGTCGAGGACGTCGACGTCCTGGTGCCAGCCCTCGCCGGTCGGCGGCTCCTCGCCGGGGCCGACGCAGCGGACCTCGCCGTCCGGGCCGTACCAGACCGGGATCCGGTGCCCCCACCAGAGCTGGCGGGAGATGCACCAGTCGTGCATGTTGTCGACCCAGGCGAAGTAGCGCTTAGCCATGTCGGCGGGCTCGATCTTCACCCGGCCGTCCCGGACCGCGTCGCCGGCCGCCCGGGCCAGCGGGCCGGTGTTGACGAACCACTGCAACGACAGCCTCGGCTCGACGGTCGTACGGCACCGCGAGCAGTGCCCGACGGCGTGCACGTACGGCCGCTTCTCCGCCACGATCCGGCCCTGCTCGCGCAGCGCGGCCACGATCGCGGGCCGGGCCTCGAACCGATCCAGACCCTCGAACGGGCCGGGCGCGGTGATGACGCCCCGCTCGTCCATGATCGTCAGCGACGGCAGGTCGTGCCGCTGCCCGATCTCGAAGTCGTTCGGGTCGTGCGCGGGGGTCACCTTGACCATTCCGGTCCCGAAGGTCGGGTCGACGTGCTCGTCACCGACGATCGGGATACGCCGCCCGGTGAGTGGCAGCTCGACAAGGGTCCCGATCAGGTGCTTGTACCGCTCGTCGTCGGGGTGCACCGCCACCGCGGTGTCACCGAGCATCGTCTCGGCCCGGGTGGTGGCCACCACCACCTCGTCGCTGTACCGGATCGAGACCAGCTCACCGTCGTCGTCGGTGTGCTCCACCTCGATGTCCGACAGCGCCGTCAGGCAGCGGGGGCACCAGTTGATGATGCGTTCCGCCCGGTAGATCAGGCCGTCGTCGTACAGCTTCTTGAAGATCGTCTGTACGGCCCGGGACAGCCCCTCGTCCATGGTGAAGCGCTCGCGGTCCCAGTCCACCGAGTCGCCGAGCCGGCGCATCTGGCCGAGGATCTTGCCGCCCGACTCGGCCTTCCACTGCCAGACCCGCTCGACGAACTTCTCCCGGCCCAGGTCGTGCCGGGACAGGCCCTCGCCGGCGAGCTGGCGCTCGACCAGGTTCTGGGTGGCGATGCCGGCGTGGTCCATCCCGGGCAGCCAGAGCGCCTCGTAGCCCTGCATCCGGCGGCGGCGGGTGAGCGCGTCCATCAGGGTGTGCTCGAACGCGTGGCCCATGTGCAGCGAGCCGGTCACGTTCGGCGGGGGGATGACGATGGTGAACGGCGGCTTGTCGCTGTCGGCCGAGGCCCGGAAACGTCCGGCGGCTACCCACTCCTCGTACCGCCGACTCTCTACCTCGCCCGGCTGGTACTGGGCGGAAAGGGTCGGGGCCGGGGCGCGGTTGGCATCCAGAGTCTCGGTCACCCACAAAGTCTACGAGCCACCCCGCGAGGTCCGTCGTGCGCCACCTCCCGGCTCGCGTACGGTGGCGGCTATGTCCGATGCCCACCCTTCCGATCGGCGTACTCCGGTCGAATCCGGTGCTATCGAAATCACCTCCGAGCCGGTCGTACTGTCCCAGCCGACGGCACCGGAGATCGAGGCGACCGACATCACGCCGGCGCCCGGCCCGGATGCTCCGGGGCCCTCCGGTGGCCCGTCCCGACGCCGGAAGATCGTGCTCGGCTCGGTCCTGGCGGTAGCGCTGGTCGGGGCGGCCGGCCTGGGCAGCGTCGGCTGGCGCATCGCCCAGGAGAAGGACGCCAGCCTGACGACGCCGTCCGAGGTCGCCGGCCTGAGGCTGGACACCAGCGAACGGGCCAGGACCACCGCCGACTATCTCCGTACGGGGTTCACCGCAGACATCAACGCCGAGGAGAGCATCGGCGCCGTGTACGCCGATCCGGCCGCCCCCGAGCGCAGTGTCCTGCTGTTCGGCGGTACGGCACTGGTCTGGCAGCCGGAACGCGATCTGGACCGGCTCTTCGACCTGGTCGCCGAGGGCGAGGGGGCGATCG
The nucleotide sequence above comes from Plantactinospora soyae. Encoded proteins:
- a CDS encoding valine--tRNA ligase gives rise to the protein MTETLDANRAPAPTLSAQYQPGEVESRRYEEWVAAGRFRASADSDKPPFTIVIPPPNVTGSLHMGHAFEHTLMDALTRRRRMQGYEALWLPGMDHAGIATQNLVERQLAGEGLSRHDLGREKFVERVWQWKAESGGKILGQMRRLGDSVDWDRERFTMDEGLSRAVQTIFKKLYDDGLIYRAERIINWCPRCLTALSDIEVEHTDDDGELVSIRYSDEVVVATTRAETMLGDTAVAVHPDDERYKHLIGTLVELPLTGRRIPIVGDEHVDPTFGTGMVKVTPAHDPNDFEIGQRHDLPSLTIMDERGVITAPGPFEGLDRFEARPAIVAALREQGRIVAEKRPYVHAVGHCSRCRTTVEPRLSLQWFVNTGPLARAAGDAVRDGRVKIEPADMAKRYFAWVDNMHDWCISRQLWWGHRIPVWYGPDGEVRCVGPGEEPPTGEGWHQDVDVLDTWFSSALWPFSTLGWPERTADLAKFYPTSVLVTGYDILFFWVARMMMFGLYAMDGQQPFDVIALHGMVRDQYGKKMSKSFGNVVDPLDWIERYGADATRFTLARGANPGQDVPVSDEWCQGSRNFCNKLWNATRFALMNGAHVSGDLPEPSRLSTVDRWILSRLQRVTAEVDEQFETYEFAKVCDTLYHFAWDDVCDWYVELAKPVLAAGGEPADVTRRVLGHVLDQLLRLLHPVVPFVTDELWVALAGAEAAGAGPEGGSVMTAAWPVTVPALHDERAEREVTELQRVVTEIRRFRSDQGLRPAQRVAARLEGLAEAGIAAHESLIRSLVRLDEAAPDFRASATLAVSGAVTVALDTRGSIDVAAERARLEKDRAAAEKEITQARAKLGNPAFVDKAPAPVVDKIRDRLAAAEADLERIGSALAALG
- the ndk gene encoding nucleoside-diphosphate kinase, with product MTSSGSAERTLVLIKPDGVRRRLVSEILGRFERKGLGIDALALRRIDDRFADQHYADHLAAPFYPGLRAFMTSGPLVALVLSGDDVVRMVRGMVGATDGRRAVPGTIRGDFATSGRENLVHAADSADGARREIALWFPDLD
- a CDS encoding bifunctional folylpolyglutamate synthase/dihydrofolate synthase, which translates into the protein MVFDLGRIEELLDLLGSPQRAYPAIHLTGTNGKTSTARMIDSLLRAFGLHTGRYTSPHLETVRERISLDGEPVSQERFSSVYREVAPLARLIDERSDEPLTYFDMTTALAFATFADAPVDVAVIEVGLGGAEDSTNVLSAGICVLTPIGLDHTEWLGDTIGDIALAKSGIIHKGATVISATQPEEATAPILERCAEVGATIAREGGEFGVLGRAVAVGGQVLSLQGLGGVYDNVFIPLHGAHQAQNAALALAAVEAFLGAGASRQLDVEAVREGFAVADSPGRLERVRSAPTILLDGAHNPHGMAATVSALQEEFAFSRLVALVGVLDDKDAAGLLELLEPVADAVVVTQNTSPRAMPVAQLAELAIEIFGPDRVEAAPDLPDAIEAAVALAESDVPGELSGVGVLVTGSVVTVADARRLLKR
- the ileS gene encoding isoleucine--tRNA ligase, translated to MAYPKNAPAGTGVPASPDLPEVERRVLDHWVADKTFEASVEARDPGPNGGNEYVFYDGPPFANGLPHYGHLLTGYVKDVVPRYQTMRGRRVERRFGWDCHGLPAEVEAEKQLGITTKAEILDLGVAKFNDACRTSVLTYTRDWERYVNRQARWVDFGNDYKTLDLDYMESVMWAFRQLHDKGLVYEGFSVLAYCWRCETPLSNTETRMDDVYRDRHDPTLTVWFELTPDESAPELLRGPVRVGVWTTTPWTLPSNLALAVGPDIEYAVLERDGQRYVVGAGRVGAYAKELDGYTQVGTVHGRDLVGRRYTPLYDFLVDQAGPNAYQVLGAEFVTTEDGTGVVHLAPAFGEDDQKACNAAGIPTIVTVDDHTRFTALVPPYQGEQVFDVNKSVIRELKDRGVVLRQDTYTHSYPHCWRCDTPLVYKAVSSWFVAVTKVKDRMVELNQEIDWTPGHVRDGSFGKWLANARDWSISRNRFWGSPIPVWKSDDPAYPRVDVYGSLAELEADFGVKVTDLHRPVIDELTRPNPDDPTGRSTMRRVAEVLDCWFESGSMPFAQVHYPFENREWFEDHYPGDFIVEYVPQVRGWFYTMHVLATALFDRPAFRNAVVHGIVLGSDGRKMSKSLRNYPDVYEMFDSYGSDAMRWTLMSSPVLRGGDVVVSETTIRDSVRQVLLPYWNVWYFFSLYANAEGYEAKRRTDAGPAGSGEAAGDLLDRYVLAKTGELVDAVRTQLDAYDISGACGTVRSFLDALTNWYVRRSRDRFWSGDRDAFDTLYTVLETVSRVLAPLAPLTAEEVWRGLTGDRSVHLADWPDAADFPADHELVAAMDATRSVASAALSLRKAKGLRVRLPLSSLTVATPAASTLEPFAALIADEVNVKAVTFSNELASYCEQVLTVVPRALGPRVGKQVQTVIKAVKAGDWTLVEGVPEAAGVRLQPGEYELKLVPADVEHSAPLPGGEGVVVLDTTVTPELAAEGLARDVVRVVQQARRDAGFDVSDRIDVQLAGPAEVARAVGAYREFVAREVLADSVEFADQVDGFVGEVGDGGRVTVAVRRR
- a CDS encoding DUF4233 domain-containing protein yields the protein MSGPGESSSPVGATGPVGSDGGGRPSGLRDPSRAVRGLGAMTLSVETLVLLLAIQPIRLLGGDLGGTAIGVVVGLAVLAVVLAGSLRRSWAWHAGTVLQALLMLAGLLHWSLGALGILFGCLWLYVLHVRQAILG
- a CDS encoding VOC family protein gives rise to the protein MRQTPGGTIVLEGTLVDTPSTAPLPRRSRPGPGPGGRTRRPSPTPAGRATDEPFGATVTDAPAPDAPVSGNPGSDAPDADLPPSDVPPSSDAPRGSRPGHPDGPPVPGAGTDDAPRSSARTAGDPTAGAPAGGIPTTGTASSDPDPDQWTTAPGSGRTADQHRDEIDIPLDDPGTGTGRPNPADPLDDAPVSPDDEAILADLIATQPSARVGGSGPIAGVGITLLVADLDRSIAFYRDLLGFFEIDGGEGNAILASGATRLVLRAIREVAPINRRLVHLNLEVNDVNAVYEELLAKGVKFTYAPRAVNRGAKLELWAAAFRDPDGHGIALTQWRGRATG